Proteins encoded together in one Corynebacterium liangguodongii window:
- the cysD gene encoding sulfate adenylyltransferase subunit CysD: MTATTHTQALSPHLKDLEDESIHILREVAGQFDKIGLLFSGGKDSCVVLELARRAFYPAAMPIELLHVDTGHNFPEVIEFRDEVVKDYGARLRVAKVQDWIDRGDLVERPDGTRNPLQTVPLVETIAEVGYDAVLGGARRDEERARAKERVFSIRDTFGGWDPRRQRPELWDLYNGEKLPGENVRVFPISNWTEADVWEYIGAREIRLPEIYFAHEREVFNRDGMWLTAGEWGGPREGEELVTRTVRYRTVGDMSCTGAVDSNASTIDEVLAEIANSTLTERGATRADDRLSESSMEDRKKEGYF; encoded by the coding sequence ATGACTGCAACAACACATACCCAGGCGCTCTCGCCGCACCTGAAGGACTTGGAAGACGAGTCCATCCACATCCTGCGCGAAGTCGCCGGGCAGTTCGACAAGATCGGGCTGCTGTTCTCCGGCGGCAAGGACTCCTGCGTCGTGCTCGAGCTCGCGCGCCGCGCCTTTTACCCGGCGGCGATGCCGATTGAGCTGCTCCACGTCGATACCGGGCACAACTTCCCCGAGGTCATCGAGTTCCGCGACGAGGTGGTGAAGGACTACGGCGCGCGCCTGCGCGTGGCCAAGGTGCAAGACTGGATCGACCGCGGTGACCTCGTCGAGCGCCCGGACGGCACCCGCAACCCGCTGCAGACCGTGCCGCTGGTGGAGACCATCGCTGAGGTCGGCTACGACGCCGTGCTCGGCGGGGCGCGCCGCGACGAGGAGAGGGCGCGCGCGAAGGAGCGCGTGTTCTCCATCCGCGACACCTTCGGCGGCTGGGATCCGCGCCGCCAGCGCCCCGAGCTGTGGGACCTCTACAACGGGGAGAAGCTCCCCGGCGAGAACGTACGCGTCTTCCCCATCTCCAACTGGACCGAGGCCGACGTGTGGGAATACATCGGCGCGCGCGAGATCCGCCTGCCGGAGATCTACTTCGCCCACGAGCGCGAGGTGTTCAACCGCGATGGCATGTGGCTCACCGCGGGCGAGTGGGGCGGGCCGCGAGAGGGCGAGGAGCTGGTCACCCGCACGGTGCGCTACCGCACCGTCGGCGACATGTCGTGCACCGGCGCCGTTGATTCGAATGCGTCGACTATCGACGAGGTCCTCGCCGAGATTGCCAATTCGACCCTGACCGAGCGCGGCGCGACGCGTGCCGACGACCGACTAAGCGAGTC
- a CDS encoding phosphoadenylyl-sulfate reductase has translation MINFLQGPSGSFKDPEVSPAGPKDTEPLDPEVRARNEELVDTYARELYDAPAETILSWAHENAPGKLVVTLSMENTVLAELAERHLPDADFLFLDTEYHFPETLEVADEVERRYPSHKLVRTKAILSRAEQDATYGPNLYRLNPTACCRMRKVEPLAVHMSPYAGWITGLRRADGPTRAKAPALSLDNTGRLKISPLVTWTLEDTDEFEETNNLIIHPLTRQGYPSIGCATCTLPVAEGQDPRAGRWAFSAKTECGLHE, from the coding sequence ATGATTAATTTTCTCCAGGGTCCCTCCGGTAGCTTCAAAGACCCCGAGGTAAGCCCTGCCGGGCCGAAGGACACCGAGCCGCTCGACCCGGAGGTCCGGGCGCGCAACGAAGAGCTCGTCGATACGTACGCGCGCGAGCTCTACGACGCCCCCGCCGAGACGATCCTCTCCTGGGCCCACGAGAACGCCCCCGGCAAGCTCGTGGTCACGCTGTCGATGGAAAACACGGTGCTCGCCGAGCTCGCCGAGCGCCACCTGCCGGACGCGGACTTCCTCTTCCTCGATACGGAGTACCACTTCCCGGAGACCCTCGAGGTGGCCGATGAAGTCGAGCGGCGCTACCCCTCCCACAAGCTCGTGCGCACCAAGGCCATCCTCTCTCGCGCCGAGCAGGACGCCACCTACGGGCCGAACCTCTACCGCTTAAACCCCACCGCGTGCTGCCGCATGCGCAAGGTCGAACCTCTCGCCGTGCACATGAGCCCGTATGCGGGGTGGATCACCGGCCTACGGCGCGCAGACGGCCCCACCCGCGCCAAGGCGCCGGCCCTGTCGCTGGATAACACTGGTCGGCTCAAGATCTCCCCGCTGGTGACCTGGACACTGGAGGATACCGACGAGTTCGAGGAGACCAACAACCTCATCATCCACCCGCTGACCCGCCAGGGCTACCCCTCGATCGGGTGCGCGACGTGCACGCTTCCCGTGGCGGAAGGGCAAGACCCGCGCGCCGGGCGGTGGGCCTTTAGCGCCAAGACCGAATGCGGACTCCACGAGTAG
- a CDS encoding nitrite/sulfite reductase: protein MTGPTAKTREVKARSKKPEGQWLVDGTSPLNHDEELKQEEPVMQVKQRVIETYSKQGFNSIPAEDLAPRFKWLGLYTQRKQNLGGEYTGEDNSVLQDEYFMMRIRFDGGQCTTEQARAVGELSRDWARSTIDLTDRQNIQLHWVAIEDVPAIWDKLEAVGLNTWDACGDVPRVVLGSPVAGVAKDEIIDATPAIERIHEIVTNDEFQNLPRKFKSAISGNARQDVVHEINDLAFIGVEHPELGPGFECYVGGGLSTNPMLSQSLGAFITLEQVPDVWANVVRIFRDYGYRRLRNRARLKFLVAEWGVEKFRRILEEDYLGYALPDGPHAPTNLIDRDHIGVHEQVDGKFYIGVKPTLGHMSGEQLIAAAELAESYGLSRLRFTPFKEMLFLDVEEGDVEKLQADLENMGLYSKPSEFRRGLLSCTGLEYCKLAHVTTKSRAIELADELEERFGDLDSPITISLNGCPNACARHYVSDIGLKGQMVVGPDGEKVEGFQVHLGGGVGEGANFGRKIRGHKVLSTELTDYVTRVVQNYVDKRADGEIFRDWLRRADEEDLK, encoded by the coding sequence ATGACAGGCCCCACCGCGAAAACGCGAGAAGTCAAGGCCCGGTCCAAGAAGCCGGAAGGGCAGTGGCTTGTAGACGGCACCTCGCCGCTCAACCACGACGAGGAGCTCAAGCAGGAAGAGCCGGTGATGCAGGTCAAGCAGCGCGTCATCGAGACCTACTCCAAGCAGGGCTTTAACTCCATCCCCGCCGAAGACCTCGCGCCGCGCTTCAAATGGCTAGGGCTCTATACCCAGCGTAAGCAAAACCTCGGCGGGGAGTACACCGGCGAAGACAACTCCGTCCTCCAAGACGAATACTTCATGATGCGCATTCGTTTCGACGGCGGGCAGTGCACCACCGAGCAGGCCCGCGCCGTCGGCGAGCTCTCGCGCGACTGGGCACGCTCCACCATCGACCTCACAGACCGGCAGAACATCCAGCTGCACTGGGTCGCCATCGAGGACGTCCCCGCCATCTGGGACAAGCTCGAAGCCGTGGGCCTCAACACGTGGGACGCCTGCGGCGACGTGCCGCGCGTCGTGCTCGGCTCGCCAGTGGCAGGGGTGGCTAAGGACGAGATTATCGACGCCACGCCGGCCATCGAGCGCATCCACGAGATTGTCACGAACGACGAGTTCCAAAACCTGCCCCGCAAGTTCAAGTCGGCGATCTCCGGCAACGCCCGCCAAGACGTCGTCCACGAGATCAACGACCTCGCCTTCATCGGCGTCGAGCACCCCGAGCTCGGCCCGGGCTTCGAGTGCTACGTCGGCGGGGGCTTATCCACCAACCCGATGCTCTCGCAGTCCCTCGGCGCGTTTATCACCTTAGAGCAGGTGCCCGATGTCTGGGCGAACGTCGTGCGCATCTTCCGCGACTACGGCTACCGCCGCCTGCGCAACCGCGCGCGCCTGAAGTTCCTCGTCGCCGAGTGGGGGGTGGAGAAGTTCCGCCGCATCCTCGAAGAGGACTACCTCGGCTACGCGCTTCCCGACGGCCCGCACGCACCAACCAACCTCATCGACCGCGACCACATCGGCGTACACGAGCAGGTCGACGGCAAGTTCTACATCGGCGTCAAGCCCACCCTAGGCCACATGTCCGGCGAGCAGCTCATCGCCGCTGCAGAGCTCGCGGAGTCTTACGGGCTCTCCCGGCTGCGCTTCACGCCGTTTAAAGAGATGCTCTTCCTGGATGTGGAGGAAGGGGACGTCGAGAAGCTGCAAGCGGACCTGGAGAACATGGGCCTGTACTCCAAGCCCAGCGAGTTCCGCCGCGGCCTGCTCTCGTGCACCGGCCTGGAGTACTGCAAGCTCGCACACGTGACCACCAAGTCGCGCGCCATCGAGCTTGCCGACGAACTCGAGGAGCGCTTCGGTGACCTCGACTCTCCGATCACCATCTCGCTCAACGGCTGCCCGAATGCCTGCGCCCGCCACTACGTCTCCGACATCGGGCTCAAGGGCCAGATGGTGGTGGGCCCCGACGGCGAGAAGGTCGAGGGGTTCCAGGTCCACCTCGGCGGCGGCGTCGGGGAGGGGGCGAACTTCGGCCGCAAGATCCGCGGGCACAAGGTGCTCTCGACCGAGCTGACCGACTACGTCACCCGCGTCGTGCAGAACTACGTGGACAAGCGCGCCGACGGCGAGATCTTCCGCGACTGGCTGCGCCGCGCGGACGAGGAGGACCTGAAGTGA
- a CDS encoding FAD-dependent oxidoreductase: MSLRVAVIGAGPAGIYASDLLIRNEELEISVDLFEQMPAPFGLIRYGVAPDHPRIKGIVKSLHNVLDKPHLRLLGNITIGRDITIEELRDYYDAIVISTGAVRDRELLIPGGEKSIGAGEFVGFYDGNPRFERNWGLSAREVAVIGVGNVALDISRILAKTGDELLVTEIPDNVYDSLKNNKAEVVHMFGRRGPAQAKFTPKELRELDLSDTIQVLVDPEDIDYDQLSEELRRKDKSIDLNCQVLEQYAMREPDDSPHKIYIHFFEEPVEVLTEGDDIVGVRTERQELDGEGGIRGTGKFTDWPVQQVYHAIGYRSEPVEGVPFDLERNVIPNDGGHVLGETGLEEALYVTGWIKRGPIGLIGNTKSDAKETTDMLFEDAAAGKLPTPKHSDPDAIIALLESRGIAYTTWDGWYRLDAEERRLGETSELLPRERRKIVEWEDMVTHARAVPQVP; encoded by the coding sequence ATGAGTTTGCGCGTCGCCGTCATCGGCGCCGGCCCCGCCGGCATCTACGCCTCTGATCTTTTGATCCGCAACGAAGAGCTCGAGATCTCCGTTGACCTCTTCGAACAGATGCCTGCCCCGTTCGGCCTCATCCGCTACGGCGTGGCCCCGGACCACCCGCGCATCAAGGGTATCGTCAAATCCCTCCACAACGTTCTGGACAAGCCACACCTGCGGCTCCTAGGCAACATCACCATCGGGCGCGACATCACCATCGAGGAGCTGCGCGACTACTACGACGCCATCGTGATTTCCACCGGCGCCGTGAGAGACCGCGAGCTGCTCATCCCCGGCGGAGAGAAGTCCATCGGCGCAGGCGAGTTCGTCGGCTTCTACGACGGTAACCCCCGCTTCGAGCGCAACTGGGGCCTCTCCGCCCGCGAGGTCGCCGTCATCGGCGTCGGCAACGTCGCGCTCGATATCTCCCGCATCCTGGCCAAGACCGGCGACGAGCTGCTCGTCACCGAGATCCCGGACAACGTCTACGACTCGCTGAAGAATAACAAGGCCGAGGTTGTCCACATGTTCGGCCGCCGCGGTCCCGCCCAGGCGAAGTTCACGCCGAAGGAGCTGCGCGAGCTCGACCTCTCTGACACCATCCAAGTGCTCGTCGACCCCGAGGATATCGACTACGACCAGCTCTCCGAGGAGCTGCGCCGCAAGGATAAATCCATCGACCTGAACTGCCAGGTCCTCGAGCAGTACGCGATGCGCGAGCCCGACGATTCTCCCCACAAGATCTACATCCACTTCTTCGAAGAGCCCGTCGAGGTGCTCACCGAGGGCGACGACATCGTCGGCGTGCGTACCGAGCGCCAGGAGCTTGACGGCGAGGGCGGCATCCGCGGCACCGGCAAGTTCACCGACTGGCCGGTGCAGCAGGTCTACCACGCCATCGGGTACCGCTCCGAGCCGGTCGAGGGCGTACCCTTCGACCTCGAGCGCAACGTCATCCCCAACGACGGCGGCCACGTCCTGGGCGAGACCGGCCTGGAAGAGGCCCTCTACGTCACCGGCTGGATCAAGCGCGGCCCCATCGGGCTGATCGGCAACACGAAGTCCGATGCCAAAGAGACCACCGACATGCTCTTCGAGGATGCCGCGGCCGGGAAGCTGCCCACCCCGAAGCACTCCGACCCGGACGCCATCATCGCGCTCTTGGAATCCCGCGGCATTGCCTACACCACCTGGGACGGCTGGTACCGCCTCGACGCAGAGGAGCGCCGCCTCGGCGAAACCAGCGAGCTGCTGCCGCGCGAGCGCCGGAAGATCGTCGAGTGGGAGGACATGGTCACCCACGCCCGCGCCGTGCCGCAGGTGCCCTAG
- a CDS encoding CTP synthase: MVTKFIMVTGGVASSLGKGLTAASLGRLLTSRGLKVTMQKLDPYLNVDPGTMNPFQHGEVFVTEDGAETDLDLGHYERFLDRNLSAGGNVTTGKVYSSVIAKERRGEYLGQTVQVIPHITDEIKARIVAMATPDANGEQPDVVITEIGGTVGDIESQPFLEAARQIRHDVGRENVFYLHVSLVPYLGPSKELKTKPTQHSVAELRSIGLVPDSVVLRSDREVGDSLKDKIALMCDIDREGVVSCPDAPSIYDIPKVLYDQRLDTFIIRRLNLPFQDIDWTVWGDLLDRVHTPEGEVNVALVGKYVDLPDAYLSVAEAVRAAGFAHRVKANIRWVGSDECETEAGLAKNMEGIDAIVIPGGFGGRGIEGKIATIRYAKETGTPLLGICLGMQCIVIEAARSAGVDTASSTEFDPDTAEPVIATMEEQLSAVSGEADLGGTMRLGSYPATLAEGSVVAGLYGTTEVTERHRHRYEVNNAYRDKLTEAGLVISGTSPDGKLVEFVEYPKSVHPYLVATQAHPELKSRPTHAHPLFDGLIAAALERKN, encoded by the coding sequence ATGGTCACTAAGTTCATCATGGTTACCGGGGGCGTTGCCTCCTCCCTTGGAAAGGGACTCACCGCGGCGTCGCTCGGCCGCTTGCTCACCTCACGTGGTCTGAAGGTGACCATGCAGAAGCTCGATCCCTACCTCAACGTCGACCCGGGCACGATGAACCCCTTCCAGCACGGCGAGGTGTTTGTCACCGAGGACGGTGCCGAGACCGACCTCGACCTGGGGCACTACGAGCGCTTCTTGGACCGCAACCTCTCCGCCGGCGGCAACGTGACCACCGGAAAGGTCTACTCCTCGGTGATTGCCAAGGAGCGCCGCGGCGAGTACCTCGGCCAGACCGTGCAGGTCATCCCCCACATCACCGATGAGATCAAAGCCCGCATCGTCGCGATGGCTACCCCGGACGCGAACGGCGAGCAGCCGGACGTGGTCATTACCGAGATCGGCGGCACCGTCGGCGACATCGAGTCCCAGCCCTTCCTCGAGGCCGCCCGCCAGATCCGCCACGACGTCGGCCGGGAAAACGTCTTCTACCTGCACGTCTCCCTGGTTCCCTACCTTGGGCCGTCGAAGGAATTGAAGACCAAGCCCACCCAGCACTCCGTAGCCGAGTTGCGCTCTATCGGCCTCGTCCCGGACTCGGTGGTGCTGCGCAGCGACCGCGAGGTGGGCGACAGCCTCAAGGACAAGATCGCGCTGATGTGCGACATCGACCGCGAGGGCGTGGTGTCCTGCCCGGACGCGCCGAGTATCTACGACATCCCCAAGGTCCTCTACGACCAGCGCCTGGATACCTTCATCATCCGCCGGCTGAACCTGCCGTTCCAGGACATTGACTGGACCGTGTGGGGTGACCTGCTCGACCGCGTGCACACCCCGGAAGGCGAGGTCAACGTCGCGCTCGTGGGCAAGTACGTCGACCTGCCGGACGCCTACCTCTCCGTGGCCGAGGCCGTCCGCGCGGCCGGTTTCGCCCACCGTGTGAAGGCGAACATCCGCTGGGTCGGCTCCGACGAGTGCGAAACCGAGGCGGGCCTGGCTAAGAACATGGAGGGGATTGACGCCATCGTCATCCCGGGCGGGTTCGGCGGCCGCGGCATCGAGGGCAAGATCGCGACGATCCGTTACGCGAAGGAGACCGGCACCCCGCTGTTGGGGATTTGCCTGGGCATGCAGTGCATCGTCATCGAGGCGGCGCGCAGCGCGGGCGTCGATACTGCATCGTCCACGGAGTTCGACCCGGATACCGCCGAACCAGTGATCGCCACCATGGAAGAGCAGCTGAGCGCGGTCTCCGGGGAGGCCGATCTGGGTGGCACCATGCGCCTGGGTTCCTACCCGGCAACGCTCGCGGAGGGCTCCGTTGTCGCGGGCCTCTACGGCACCACGGAGGTCACCGAGCGCCACCGCCACCGCTACGAGGTCAACAACGCCTACCGCGACAAGCTCACCGAGGCCGGCCTGGTCATCTCGGGCACCTCGCCCGACGGCAAGCTGGTCGAGTTCGTCGAGTACCCAAAGTCGGTCCATCCGTATCTCGTGGCCACCCAGGCTCACCCCGAGCTGAAGTCGCGGCCGACTCACGCGCATCCGCTTTTCGACGGCTTGATTGCCGCCGCGCTGGAGCGCAAGAACTAG
- a CDS encoding recombinase family protein gives MSARDQELSVQTRLLKQLGVDEYIILLDHGYAASNLNRPGLARAVDRLREGDTFVVTKFDRLVRSVPHAHSVA, from the coding sequence CTGTCGGCCCGCGACCAAGAACTCTCCGTGCAGACCCGGCTTCTGAAACAGCTCGGGGTAGATGAGTACATCATCCTCCTCGACCATGGCTACGCCGCCTCCAACCTCAACCGGCCCGGGCTTGCACGAGCTGTTGATCGACTCCGTGAAGGCGACACGTTCGTGGTGACCAAATTCGACCGCCTGGTCCGCAGTGTGCCGCACGCGCATTCGGTCGCGTAG
- a CDS encoding DUF6973 domain-containing protein, with protein MWTVLIGLSMAPVAPAHAQAPSEFEDLADAYDEVIRISNDLRAKNGIKDGEETPQYIVDQVVRDRQSRQELRDSGDAYGTKLGYREIAACATNPADCARAKSAIKDAERISVERFPGDSNDNAQDADRHCIWQALTTIRSNADFARQIGDAHEADHPGSDAAAQMDQANNQTGREVGQRHPQDEGAAINECHDLAASGQLVTLK; from the coding sequence GTGTGGACGGTGCTAATCGGACTGAGCATGGCTCCAGTCGCTCCTGCCCACGCTCAGGCTCCCAGTGAATTTGAAGACCTGGCAGATGCCTACGATGAAGTGATTCGAATTTCAAATGATTTGAGAGCTAAGAATGGGATCAAAGACGGTGAGGAGACCCCTCAATATATCGTTGATCAGGTCGTGCGGGATCGGCAATCTCGGCAAGAACTAAGAGATTCGGGCGACGCTTATGGAACGAAACTAGGTTATCGAGAGATCGCTGCTTGCGCGACCAATCCAGCAGATTGCGCGCGTGCGAAATCGGCGATTAAAGATGCTGAACGAATTTCTGTAGAACGATTTCCCGGCGACTCAAATGATAATGCACAAGACGCAGACCGGCACTGTATTTGGCAAGCCTTGACAACAATCCGTTCAAATGCAGACTTCGCGCGACAAATAGGAGACGCACATGAAGCAGATCATCCTGGTTCGGATGCGGCTGCCCAAATGGACCAAGCGAACAATCAGACTGGACGCGAAGTGGGTCAGCGACACCCGCAAGACGAGGGCGCGGCAATCAATGAGTGCCACGATCTAGCTGCATCGGGGCAACTAGTTACCCTCAAGTAA
- a CDS encoding ABC transporter ATP-binding protein has product MDLVRILARASRPYAGYIAAVVGLQLITTLATLYLPDLNADIINNGVAQADVPYIWRVGLVMLAVAFVQVIAAVGAVFFASRTAMGIGRDLRGRVYRHVSGFSAEDLGHFGTPTLITRGTNDVQQVQMVYLLFLNFMVAAPIMAIGGIFMAIRQDPGMSWLVVAAVAVLAVAVGIMISLLMPMFQSMQSKLDRINGVVREQVTGIRVVRAFGREEFETERFAAANIDITKVSLNIGRIFVLLFPVIMLILNVATAAVLWFGGHRVDAGEVEVGSLTAFMQYLMQILMAVMMGTFMAMMLPRAVVCARRIAELLDHESSMREPEAADGASISEGLVELKNVSYTYPGAEEPVLKGVTFTARPGTTTAIIGATGSGKTTLISLIPRLHAADEGEVLIDGVDVAAMPRKDIVERVSMVPQKPYLFSGTVESNLRMAKLDATEEEMWEALHTAQAGFVGSLDMPISQGGTNVSGGQRQRLSIARMLLARPKVFLFDDSFSALDAITDAKVREAMQAYTRDATTIIVAQRVASIEHADQIIVMEAGEVVGLGTHAELLETNETYQDIVRSQEMVEA; this is encoded by the coding sequence GTGGACCTCGTCAGAATCCTCGCCCGCGCCTCTCGGCCCTACGCGGGCTACATCGCCGCAGTCGTGGGGCTCCAGCTCATCACCACCCTGGCAACCTTGTACCTGCCCGACCTCAACGCCGACATCATCAACAACGGTGTCGCGCAAGCCGACGTCCCCTACATCTGGCGCGTCGGCTTAGTCATGCTTGCCGTCGCGTTCGTCCAGGTCATCGCCGCGGTGGGCGCGGTGTTTTTCGCCTCCCGCACCGCGATGGGTATCGGCCGCGACCTGCGGGGCCGGGTCTACCGCCACGTCAGCGGTTTCTCCGCGGAGGATCTTGGCCATTTTGGCACCCCGACGCTGATCACGCGCGGCACCAACGACGTCCAGCAGGTGCAGATGGTCTACCTGCTCTTCCTCAACTTCATGGTCGCCGCCCCCATCATGGCCATCGGCGGGATCTTCATGGCCATCCGCCAGGACCCGGGCATGAGCTGGCTCGTCGTCGCGGCGGTTGCCGTCCTCGCCGTCGCCGTGGGCATCATGATCTCCCTGCTCATGCCGATGTTCCAATCGATGCAGTCCAAGCTGGACAGGATCAACGGGGTGGTGCGCGAGCAGGTCACCGGCATCCGCGTGGTGCGCGCGTTCGGCCGCGAGGAGTTCGAAACCGAGCGCTTCGCCGCCGCGAACATCGACATCACTAAAGTCTCGCTCAATATCGGGCGGATCTTCGTTTTGCTCTTCCCCGTCATCATGCTCATCCTCAACGTCGCTACCGCGGCGGTGCTGTGGTTCGGCGGTCACCGAGTGGATGCCGGCGAGGTCGAGGTCGGCTCGCTCACCGCGTTTATGCAGTACCTCATGCAGATCCTCATGGCGGTGATGATGGGTACCTTCATGGCGATGATGCTGCCGCGCGCGGTGGTCTGCGCCCGGCGCATCGCCGAGCTGCTTGACCACGAGTCGTCGATGAGGGAGCCGGAGGCGGCGGATGGGGCGTCGATAAGCGAAGGCCTCGTCGAGCTGAAAAACGTCTCCTACACCTACCCCGGCGCGGAAGAGCCCGTGCTCAAGGGCGTGACGTTTACCGCGCGGCCGGGCACGACGACCGCGATTATCGGCGCGACCGGGTCGGGCAAGACGACGCTGATCTCGCTCATTCCCCGCCTGCACGCAGCCGACGAGGGCGAGGTGCTCATCGACGGCGTCGACGTTGCCGCGATGCCGAGAAAGGACATCGTCGAGCGGGTCTCCATGGTCCCGCAAAAGCCCTACCTGTTCTCCGGCACCGTGGAATCCAACCTGCGCATGGCCAAGCTCGATGCGACCGAGGAGGAGATGTGGGAGGCGCTGCACACCGCGCAGGCGGGCTTTGTCGGATCCCTCGATATGCCGATCTCCCAGGGCGGCACCAACGTCTCGGGCGGGCAGCGCCAGCGCCTGTCGATAGCGAGGATGCTGCTCGCGCGGCCCAAGGTCTTTCTTTTCGACGACTCCTTCTCCGCCCTCGATGCCATCACCGACGCGAAGGTCCGCGAGGCCATGCAGGCCTACACGCGTGACGCCACGACGATCATCGTCGCCCAGCGCGTCGCCTCGATCGAGCACGCGGACCAGATCATCGTCATGGAGGCCGGCGAGGTCGTCGGCCTGGGCACGCACGCCGAGCTGCTGGAGACCAACGAGACCTACCAAGACATCGTCCGCTCCCAGGAAATGGTGGAGGCCTAG
- a CDS encoding ABC transporter ATP-binding protein, giving the protein MTDTTRLSDDELAELEARVAGDDFSGKAPRQAKHFWPSAKRLIGLLAPHRVKLAAVIAMNIGSVVLAVYAPRVLGHAMDVIFSGVISRQLPPGASQEQVIEGLRESGQDRFADMAAAMELNPGHGIDFERLGSFITLAVALFAVSSLLMWAQGAILNRVTMATVFGLRADVERKINRLPLNYFDSRQRGDLLSRTTNDVDNVQQALQQALAQLLGSILMVAGIIVMMFAISWQLALLALVAIPLTGVVMGLIGTRSQKQFTAQWKATGELNGHVEEAFSGHELALIFGRTDELAETFDERNEALYDAASRAQFLSNSMFPIMQFVSYLSYVAIAVFGGLKVASGHMTLGDATAFIQYSRQFNQPLGEIAGMAQMLQSGVASAERIFEFLDAQEETPDPAAAETGRTTGLVEFDRVSFSYDPETPLIQDLSLRVEPGRTAAIVGPTGAGKTTLVNLIMRFYDIDAGSIRIDGVDTREMTRAQLRGSVGMVLQDAVLFEGTIMDNIRYGRLDATDEEVIAAAKATYVDRFVHALPEGYHTVIDQESGAISAGERQLITIARAFLSQPAILILDEATSSVDTRTELAVQEAMNALRHNRTSFVIAHRLSTIRGADLIIVMEHGRIVEQGTHAELLAARGAYWRLNQSQFSEDA; this is encoded by the coding sequence ATGACCGATACAACGCGCCTTAGCGATGACGAGCTCGCCGAGCTCGAGGCCCGCGTCGCCGGCGACGACTTCTCTGGTAAGGCACCGCGCCAGGCCAAGCACTTCTGGCCGAGCGCCAAGCGCCTCATCGGCCTGCTCGCCCCGCACAGGGTAAAGCTCGCCGCCGTCATCGCGATGAACATCGGCTCGGTCGTCCTCGCGGTCTACGCCCCGCGCGTGCTCGGGCACGCGATGGACGTGATTTTCAGCGGGGTGATCTCGCGCCAGCTCCCGCCCGGGGCGTCGCAGGAACAGGTCATCGAGGGCCTGCGCGAAAGCGGCCAGGACCGATTCGCGGACATGGCCGCCGCGATGGAGCTCAATCCCGGCCACGGCATCGACTTCGAGCGCCTCGGCAGCTTCATCACCCTCGCTGTCGCGCTCTTTGCCGTCTCCTCGCTGCTCATGTGGGCGCAAGGCGCCATCCTCAACCGCGTGACCATGGCGACGGTCTTCGGGCTGCGCGCGGACGTCGAGCGCAAGATCAACCGGCTGCCGCTGAACTACTTCGACTCGCGCCAGCGCGGCGATCTGCTCTCGCGCACCACCAACGACGTCGATAACGTGCAGCAGGCCCTGCAGCAGGCGCTCGCCCAGCTGCTCGGCTCGATCCTCATGGTCGCCGGCATCATCGTGATGATGTTCGCGATCTCCTGGCAGCTCGCCCTGCTCGCGCTCGTGGCCATCCCGCTGACGGGGGTGGTCATGGGGCTCATCGGCACCCGCTCGCAGAAGCAGTTCACGGCCCAGTGGAAGGCCACCGGCGAGCTCAACGGCCACGTCGAGGAGGCGTTTTCGGGCCACGAGCTCGCCTTGATCTTCGGGCGCACGGACGAGCTCGCGGAGACCTTCGACGAGCGCAACGAGGCGCTCTACGACGCCGCCTCGCGCGCCCAGTTCCTCTCGAACTCGATGTTTCCCATCATGCAGTTCGTCTCCTACCTCTCGTATGTCGCCATCGCGGTCTTCGGCGGCCTGAAGGTGGCCTCCGGGCACATGACGCTTGGCGACGCCACAGCGTTTATCCAATACTCCCGCCAGTTCAACCAGCCGCTCGGCGAGATCGCGGGGATGGCGCAGATGCTGCAGTCCGGCGTGGCCTCGGCCGAGCGCATCTTCGAGTTCTTAGACGCGCAGGAGGAAACGCCGGATCCCGCCGCCGCAGAGACGGGCCGCACCACCGGCCTCGTCGAGTTCGACCGAGTCTCCTTCTCCTACGACCCGGAGACCCCGCTGATTCAGGACCTGAGCCTGCGCGTCGAGCCGGGCCGCACCGCCGCGATCGTGGGCCCGACGGGGGCGGGCAAGACGACGCTGGTGAACCTCATCATGCGCTTCTACGACATCGACGCCGGATCTATCCGCATCGACGGCGTGGACACCCGCGAGATGACGCGGGCGCAGCTGCGCGGCAGCGTGGGCATGGTGCTCCAAGACGCGGTGCTCTTCGAGGGCACGATCATGGACAACATCCGCTACGGCCGCCTCGACGCGACCGACGAGGAGGTCATCGCCGCGGCGAAGGCGACGTACGTCGACCGCTTCGTCCACGCGCTGCCCGAGGGCTACCACACCGTCATCGACCAGGAATCCGGGGCGATCTCCGCCGGCGAGCGCCAGCTCATCACGATCGCCCGGGCGTTTCTGTCGCAGCCCGCGATCCTCATCCTCGACGAGGCAACCTCGAGCGTGGATACGCGCACGGAGCTGGCCGTGCAGGAGGCGATGAACGCGCTGCGGCACAACCGAACCTCCTTCGTCATCGCGCACCGCCTCTCCACCATCCGCGGCGCGGACCTCATTATCGTCATGGAGCACGGCCGCATCGTCGAGCAGGGCACCCACGCCGAGCTGCTCGCCGCGCGCGGGGCGTATTGGCGGCTGAACCAATCGCAGTTCAGCGAGGACGCCTAG